The DNA region TGGAAGGACAGCGGCCTCGGTACGGAGAAGGGCCGCGACGCGATCCGCGCCTACCAGCGGCAGAAATCCCTGTACTGGGGCACCTCCGACGCCCCGCTGCCCTGGGCCGGCTGACCCGGCACGCACGCACCCCCGTACGTACGCCCGCCCGTCTGGAGAGACTGATGCACCAACCACCCCCCGGCCCGATCGCCCGGCTCCGCTCGCTGCGGTACGTCGAGCTGCACACCCCCGCCTTCGCCGAGGCCGCCGACTTCTACGAAGAGGTCTGGGGTCTGGAGACCGTCGAGTCCGACACCGGCGCGCGCTGGCTGCGCGGCACCGGCGACGAGCACCACGTCCTCCACCTGGCGGAGCGGGAGCGGGTCGGCCTCGGCCGGATCGCCTTCGCCGTCGCGACCCCGGCCGAGGTCGACGAGGCGGTGCGGCGCCTCGAAGCACGTGCCATCGTCCCCGTCGCCGGCCCCGGCCCGCTGGAACAGGCGGGCGGCGGCTACGGACTGCGCTTCACCGACCCCGAGGGGCGTCTCATCGAGATCAGCGCCCAGGTCCAGGCGGTCGTCCCGCGCGGCAGGGACGGCGCCGTGCCCGTCGGGGTGACCCACGCCGTGCTCAACACCACCGACATCGACGCCGCCGTCACCTTCTACAGCGAGGTACTCGGACTGCGCGTCTCCGACTGGTCCGAGCACCAGATGGCCTTCCTGCGCTGCAACACCGACCACCACTGCATCGCGTTCAACCAGGCCGAATGGACCTCGCTGAACCACGTGGCGTACGAGATGACCTCGGTCGACCACTTCATGCGAGGCCTGGGACGACTGCGCCACCACGGGATCACCCCCCAGTGGGGCCCCGGCCGGCACGGGCCGGGCAACAACACCTTCTCCTACTTCACCGACCCGTCCGGACTGGTCTGCGAGTACACCTCCGAGGTCGCCCAGATCGTCGAGGACGCCTGGATCGCCCGCGTGTGGCGACGGGTGCCGGACCTGTCCGACCTGTGGGGGACGGCCGGCCCGCCGTCGAAGGAGATCCGCTGCCACATGGCGGGCACACCGGACCCCGGTCCGCTCGCTCCCCTCGACGCCCAGGAGGCCACCGCATGAGCACCGTACGCAAGGTCGGCATCGTCGGCTGGGGTGCGATCGG from Streptomyces sp. B1I3 includes:
- a CDS encoding VOC family protein, which translates into the protein MHQPPPGPIARLRSLRYVELHTPAFAEAADFYEEVWGLETVESDTGARWLRGTGDEHHVLHLAERERVGLGRIAFAVATPAEVDEAVRRLEARAIVPVAGPGPLEQAGGGYGLRFTDPEGRLIEISAQVQAVVPRGRDGAVPVGVTHAVLNTTDIDAAVTFYSEVLGLRVSDWSEHQMAFLRCNTDHHCIAFNQAEWTSLNHVAYEMTSVDHFMRGLGRLRHHGITPQWGPGRHGPGNNTFSYFTDPSGLVCEYTSEVAQIVEDAWIARVWRRVPDLSDLWGTAGPPSKEIRCHMAGTPDPGPLAPLDAQEATA